Proteins encoded in a region of the candidate division WOR-3 bacterium genome:
- a CDS encoding aromatic amino acid ammonia-lyase → MIIKIPIENLNLDLIKKFLFSKSTVKIKDRARKKILKSHNTLKEIIEKGNVIYGVNTGFGALVSKKISKEEIRKLQYNLIISHALGEGEYFDRNVVRLAIFLRANMLSKGYSGVREELIEALLNLINKDIIPCVQKKGSVGASGDLSPLAQIGLVLLGKGKVFYNNQILATEKVFKKEKIKPFILDIKEGLSLINGTEMMSAFLSYLLIEIENIFNLAKEISGLTTLVTKGNKKEFDIKLHQLKPYSHQITTAQIIYNYLNLCEFKESSIQDPYSIRCQPQILGAVGETIDFAKRILETEINSVTDNPLIIDNEIFSGGNFMGTSLALVSDLLGISLTLLSLLSERKIFYLTSGKNPELPIFLIQQPGTNSGLMMAQIVSTALAGENKILSNPASITSLPTSANQEDIVSMGMNSLLKLEKIVENTKTILAIEILCLSQALRLVELNFKKKTEIIRVIEENIPYLEEDRELQNILSKIKALFFRRINSKERKTIN, encoded by the coding sequence ATGATTATCAAAATACCAATTGAAAATTTAAATTTAGATCTTATTAAAAAATTTTTATTTTCTAAAAGTACCGTAAAAATTAAAGATAGGGCGAGAAAAAAGATTTTAAAGAGCCATAATACTTTAAAAGAGATAATCGAAAAAGGAAACGTAATCTACGGAGTAAACACTGGTTTTGGTGCTTTAGTAAGTAAAAAGATATCAAAAGAAGAGATAAGAAAATTACAGTATAACCTAATTATCTCGCACGCATTAGGCGAAGGCGAATACTTTGATAGAAATGTGGTCCGTTTAGCCATCTTTTTGAGAGCAAATATGCTTAGCAAAGGATATTCCGGAGTAAGAGAAGAGTTGATAGAGGCTTTATTAAATCTCATCAACAAGGATATTATCCCCTGTGTCCAAAAGAAAGGTTCAGTCGGTGCATCCGGTGATTTATCACCATTAGCCCAGATTGGTTTAGTTCTCTTAGGAAAAGGAAAGGTATTTTATAACAACCAGATATTAGCAACTGAAAAAGTATTTAAAAAAGAAAAAATAAAACCCTTTATCTTAGATATAAAAGAAGGATTATCTTTGATCAACGGTACCGAAATGATGTCTGCCTTTTTAAGTTATCTTTTGATTGAAATAGAAAATATTTTTAATTTAGCAAAAGAAATTAGCGGCTTAACCACTTTGGTTACAAAGGGTAACAAAAAGGAGTTCGATATAAAATTACACCAATTAAAACCTTATTCTCATCAAATAACTACTGCCCAAATTATTTATAATTATCTAAATCTTTGTGAATTTAAAGAAAGTTCTATACAGGATCCTTATTCAATAAGATGTCAACCACAGATTCTTGGTGCAGTCGGCGAAACTATTGATTTTGCCAAAAGAATACTGGAGACAGAAATCAATTCGGTAACCGATAATCCGTTAATTATTGATAATGAAATCTTTAGTGGCGGAAATTTTATGGGAACAAGTTTGGCTTTAGTATCTGATTTATTAGGTATCTCATTAACTTTATTATCCCTCCTATCAGAGAGAAAGATTTTCTATTTAACTTCAGGAAAGAATCCGGAATTACCGATATTTTTAATACAACAACCCGGCACCAATTCCGGCTTAATGATGGCACAAATTGTTTCCACTGCTTTAGCCGGTGAAAACAAAATTCTTTCTAACCCAGCTTCCATAACATCTTTGCCTACTTCTGCTAACCAAGAGGATATCGTGAGTATGGGAATGAATAGTCTTCTAAAATTAGAAAAGATTGTTGAAAATACTAAAACGATTTTGGCGATAGAAATTTTGTGTCTAAGTCAGGCTTTAAGATTGGTTGAACTTAATTTTAAGAAAAAAACCGAGATAATAAGAGTTATTGAAGAAAATATTCCTTATTTAGAAGAAGATAGAGAATTACAGAATATTTTATCTAAAATTAAAGCACTATTCTTTAGGCGAATAAACTCGAAAGAAAGAAAGACTATCAACTAA
- a CDS encoding tRNA (adenine-N1)-methyltransferase, protein MLKPNDLILLYHSENAKYLITLPEGGEFQTHKGVIKLDEIFQKDYGDEVFTHKGEKFYILKPTIADIEMKVKRTTTIIYPKDAGFILLKTHIFPGAKVVEVGTGSGAFTIVLANFIRPNGIVSSYEIREDFLENAKENVRRAGLENNVVFHLRDVVKEGFLEEENSVDSVYIDLPEPWEIAQEVYRILKGGHSLISLNPNVEQIQKTFRTLELVGFTRIKVYEILEREILVRYSGTRPKEFSITHTAYLLFANKINKR, encoded by the coding sequence ATGTTAAAACCAAATGATTTAATTCTTTTGTATCATAGTGAAAATGCTAAATATTTAATAACCTTACCTGAAGGCGGAGAATTTCAAACGCACAAAGGAGTTATCAAATTAGATGAGATTTTTCAAAAAGATTACGGAGATGAGGTTTTTACTCATAAAGGAGAAAAATTCTATATTTTAAAACCGACGATTGCTGATATTGAAATGAAAGTAAAGAGAACTACTACGATTATCTATCCGAAGGATGCCGGATTTATATTATTAAAAACCCATATTTTTCCAGGAGCTAAAGTGGTCGAAGTGGGAACTGGTAGCGGTGCCTTTACAATTGTTTTGGCTAATTTCATTCGGCCCAATGGTATTGTTTCTTCTTATGAAATTCGGGAGGATTTTTTAGAAAATGCGAAGGAAAATGTGAGAAGAGCCGGGTTAGAAAATAATGTCGTTTTCCATCTTCGGGACGTTGTCAAAGAGGGGTTTTTAGAAGAAGAGAATAGTGTTGATAGTGTGTATATTGATTTACCAGAACCTTGGGAGATAGCACAAGAGGTTTACCGGATTTTAAAAGGCGGTCACTCTCTAATCTCTTTGAATCCGAATGTTGAGCAGATACAAAAAACTTTTCGTACATTAGAGTTGGTGGGTTTTACTCGAATAAAAGTCTACGAAATATTAGAAAGAGAAATTTTGGTAAGATATTCCGGAACAAGACCCAAAGAATTTTCTATTACCCATACGGCTTATCTTCTTTTTGCTAACAAAATAAATAAAAGATGA
- a CDS encoding helical backbone metal receptor, translating into MKKFLLFILFLLLCNQPSKEKKIRVVSLSPAVTEIIFALNCEEYLVGNTIYCDYPEKAKEIYKVGDLINPSLEKIIKLKPTLVFLTYPLQKNIDEKLKALNIKTFNSSPKSLNEMFQEIIKIGEIFNKKERAEKLVDSLREELNKIKKLKKKLKVYIEINANPPITIGKNSFLNDLLEFIGLENIFADKLTDYPVVKHEEIILKNPDYIILFHPTSKVDDVSSRFGYEKIEAVKYHKIVNNLNPDYFLRNSPRVIEGIKMLRNILRDEE; encoded by the coding sequence ATGAAAAAATTTTTATTATTTATTTTATTTCTTCTTTTATGTAATCAACCATCCAAAGAGAAAAAAATTCGGGTAGTCTCTTTATCACCGGCAGTAACAGAAATTATTTTTGCTTTAAACTGTGAGGAATATCTTGTTGGTAATACTATTTATTGTGATTATCCCGAAAAGGCAAAGGAAATATATAAAGTGGGTGATTTAATAAATCCTTCCTTGGAAAAAATTATAAAACTAAAACCAACCCTTGTCTTTTTAACTTATCCTTTACAAAAGAATATCGATGAGAAGTTGAAAGCATTAAATATCAAAACCTTCAACTCATCACCAAAATCTTTAAACGAGATGTTCCAAGAGATTATCAAAATTGGCGAGATATTTAACAAGAAAGAACGAGCAGAAAAATTGGTAGATTCTTTAAGAGAAGAATTAAACAAAATTAAAAAACTAAAAAAGAAGTTGAAGGTTTACATCGAAATTAACGCCAATCCCCCAATTACGATTGGTAAAAATTCTTTTCTAAATGATTTATTGGAATTTATAGGTTTAGAAAATATCTTTGCTGATAAACTAACCGATTATCCAGTAGTAAAACATGAGGAGATTATTCTAAAAAATCCTGATTATATCATCCTTTTTCATCCCACTAGCAAAGTCGACGATGTCTCTTCTCGATTTGGTTACGAAAAAATTGAAGCAGTAAAATACCATAAAATTGTTAACAATTTAAATCCTGATTATTTTTTGAGAAATTCCCCAAGAGTAATCGAAGGAATAAAGATGTTGAGGAATATTTTAAGGGATGAAGAATAA
- a CDS encoding ABC transporter ATP-binding protein: MPIFAYEIKNLYFQYRKEEPLFEGLSIKIKEKEWFSIIGPNGSGKTTLLKLMAGLLRPQKGAIILFNNNLFSLTSKERAKFIGYFPQESFFIFDYTVKEIVLMGRNPYVNWFSQVSKKDIEVVERCMELTETINLKDKKISELSSGERKRVILARILAQEPKVLLLDEFTTHLDISYQLEFINLLKRLKEAKDLTIVFLTHDLNLASISSDRILLIDKGKYVACDIPEKILKEDLIAKVYKIKPIVKIHPLNNRPLIIF; this comes from the coding sequence ATGCCAATATTTGCCTACGAAATAAAAAACCTTTATTTTCAATATAGAAAAGAAGAACCTCTTTTTGAGGGATTGTCAATTAAGATAAAGGAAAAAGAATGGTTTAGTATAATTGGTCCCAACGGCAGTGGCAAAACTACTTTGTTAAAATTAATGGCCGGCCTTTTAAGACCGCAGAAAGGAGCAATAATTCTTTTTAATAATAATCTTTTTTCTTTAACCTCAAAAGAAAGGGCAAAATTTATCGGTTATTTTCCTCAAGAAAGTTTTTTTATTTTTGACTATACGGTTAAGGAAATTGTTTTGATGGGCAGGAATCCTTATGTTAACTGGTTTTCGCAGGTAAGTAAGAAAGATATTGAAGTTGTGGAAAGATGTATGGAATTAACGGAAACAATAAATCTTAAAGATAAGAAAATTAGTGAATTATCTTCTGGTGAAAGAAAAAGAGTGATATTGGCAAGAATTCTTGCCCAAGAACCTAAAGTTTTACTTTTAGATGAATTCACAACCCATTTAGATATTTCTTATCAATTGGAGTTTATCAATCTCTTAAAAAGATTAAAAGAAGCAAAGGATTTGACAATTGTTTTTCTAACTCACGACTTAAATCTCGCGAGCATTTCCTCTGACCGAATCTTATTGATTGATAAGGGAAAATATGTGGCTTGTGATATACCGGAAAAAATTTTAAAAGAAGATTTAATTGCAAAAGTTTACAAGATAAAACCAATTGTTAAAATTCATCCACTAAACAATAGACCTTTAATAATTTTTTAA
- the fabF gene encoding beta-ketoacyl-ACP synthase II, whose product MIRRVVVTGLGVVSCLGLSVEEFFNNLLAGKSGVSRITRFDPSNLEVQFAGEIKNFPFTDRFDIKLARRTDRFTQYALWASLSAVEDAGIDLNKIDKNRAGVIIGSGMGGIETWEIEHIKFLQGGPKKVSPLLVPMMIPDMASGQVSIYFGLKGPNFCVTSACASGAHAIGEAFRLIKSGDADLIITGGSEAPITGYCISSFANMGALSKRNDEPEKASRPFDKDRNGFVLGEGCGVVILEELGSALKRNAKIYCEICGYGASADAFHITAPDETGEGAYWAMANALKEANLSPNDIDYINAHGTSTKLNDKVEVMAIKRLFGKHAYKLLVNSTKSMIGHLLGGAGAIEFVVTCLSVYHNKVHPTINLDNPDEGMDLDFVRFKMREKEIFGAMNNSFGFGGHNACLVVKKFVGG is encoded by the coding sequence GTGATAAGAAGGGTTGTTGTTACTGGTTTAGGTGTTGTCTCCTGTTTGGGATTATCAGTTGAAGAATTTTTTAATAATTTATTAGCAGGAAAAAGTGGAGTTAGTAGAATAACCCGTTTTGATCCTTCTAATTTAGAAGTCCAATTTGCTGGTGAGATAAAGAATTTCCCTTTTACTGACAGATTTGATATTAAACTGGCAAGAAGAACTGACCGTTTTACTCAGTATGCTTTGTGGGCTTCTTTATCAGCGGTGGAAGATGCTGGAATCGATTTAAATAAAATTGATAAAAACCGAGCAGGTGTGATTATTGGTTCGGGAATGGGTGGGATTGAAACTTGGGAAATTGAGCACATTAAATTTTTGCAAGGTGGTCCTAAGAAGGTTTCGCCATTACTGGTACCGATGATGATCCCGGATATGGCAAGTGGTCAAGTATCAATTTATTTTGGCTTAAAAGGACCAAATTTCTGTGTTACTTCGGCTTGTGCTAGTGGTGCTCACGCAATTGGTGAAGCCTTCCGGTTAATAAAATCAGGCGATGCCGATTTGATCATCACCGGTGGCAGTGAGGCTCCGATTACTGGTTATTGCATAAGTAGTTTTGCTAATATGGGAGCATTATCTAAGAGAAATGATGAGCCGGAAAAAGCATCAAGACCTTTTGATAAGGATAGAAACGGATTTGTTCTTGGCGAAGGTTGTGGTGTTGTAATATTAGAAGAATTGGGTAGCGCTTTAAAAAGGAACGCGAAAATCTATTGTGAAATTTGCGGTTATGGTGCTTCGGCTGATGCCTTTCATATTACTGCGCCTGATGAGACTGGCGAAGGTGCTTATTGGGCAATGGCCAATGCCTTAAAAGAAGCCAATCTTTCACCAAACGATATTGACTATATTAATGCCCACGGAACTTCCACCAAGTTAAATGATAAAGTGGAGGTGATGGCAATAAAACGACTTTTTGGCAAACATGCCTATAAACTATTAGTAAACTCAACAAAATCAATGATCGGTCATTTATTAGGCGGTGCCGGCGCAATCGAATTTGTTGTTACTTGCCTTTCAGTCTATCACAATAAAGTCCATCCAACAATTAACTTAGATAATCCAGATGAAGGAATGGATTTAGACTTTGTTAGATTTAAAATGCGTGAAAAAGAAATCTTTGGTGCGATGAATAACTCTTTCGGTTTTGGCGGTCATAATGCCTGTTTAGTAGTGAAAAAATTTGTTGGAGGATAA
- a CDS encoding 6-pyruvoyl-tetrahydropterin synthase-related protein, producing the protein MKKEYLVFLVAILFTGYLFLAPGHPTTGDTWPHLVRQKIVYQSIKEKFSPFFTFYFYSGYPHLQFYSPLFFFLTGLFTFLTFGSLIFSLKIVVFILHILSGLAIFYYLKRETKNLFLALFGSIGYLAVPWRVLYIASFGNYPLSLIYLLLPLIFFYLDKSFLEDKNNNFIIFGFFIALIFLSHIFYAVYSLIFVILYFFLKKYKFSFKIFNTFLIFFSLSLFFILPFFLEYKYYLYPQPELNLPPPNPFVLLGLKQEIGGYTGTYFGISILVISGLGIIDLKISHWKSILWLFSLLLTFLLPFLDRYIGFLSAGLPPQRFLTYFIFFSALLLPHGFEYLQEKLKLSKKILFYFLVILLLIDCLPSTIKLRYAKKEDFLAVREEIYELLSYRKTFKVLDIDIPDDKIDNFRRLCRYPACNFLYGNLPSPLGPPYHQFAPKNMFYTYPFINYLSKELTDTTVRSLSENFLKISSLLGITHIITLPTLLGTGEEETYVLLKTGIEWDDRFLISGAQPPLVYGETKLPIILTSNVKKPMKKEKIVKEGTLYIASDWQELLKEITIDYEKGKINFLPVLEKDNYESLPYEAELKIYDFYLRDNEVMIEYELNNLAFLRLPISYYPYLKILLDNKEIPFYETKDHFIYLKSEKGRHALKVRFQLPPLRKYTLIFSLISFTIFLFLIIFKK; encoded by the coding sequence ATGAAAAAAGAGTATCTCGTTTTTTTAGTAGCAATTCTTTTCACCGGTTATCTTTTTTTGGCGCCAGGCCATCCTACCACCGGTGATACCTGGCCCCATTTAGTAAGACAGAAAATTGTTTATCAATCAATAAAAGAAAAATTTTCTCCTTTCTTTACTTTCTACTTTTATTCTGGTTATCCCCATTTGCAGTTTTATAGTCCGCTCTTCTTTTTTCTTACCGGTCTTTTTACCTTCTTAACCTTTGGCAGCTTAATTTTCAGTTTAAAGATAGTTGTATTTATTCTTCATATTCTTTCGGGTTTAGCAATTTTTTATTATCTTAAAAGAGAAACTAAAAATCTCTTTTTAGCTCTTTTTGGTTCTATTGGCTATTTAGCGGTGCCCTGGCGGGTGTTGTATATTGCTTCTTTTGGTAATTATCCGCTTTCTTTAATTTATCTTCTTTTGCCTCTTATCTTTTTTTATTTAGATAAAAGTTTTTTAGAAGATAAAAATAATAATTTCATTATTTTTGGTTTTTTCATCGCTTTGATCTTCCTTTCTCATATTTTTTACGCTGTTTATTCTTTGATTTTTGTTATTCTTTATTTCTTTCTAAAAAAATATAAATTTTCTTTTAAAATTTTTAATACCTTTTTAATTTTTTTTTCTCTCTCTTTATTTTTTATCTTACCTTTCTTTTTGGAATATAAATATTATTTATATCCTCAACCTGAATTAAATCTGCCACCGCCTAATCCTTTTGTTCTTTTAGGTTTAAAACAGGAGATCGGTGGTTATACCGGAACCTATTTTGGAATAAGTATTTTGGTTATATCTGGATTAGGGATAATTGATTTAAAAATCTCTCACTGGAAAAGTATTTTATGGTTATTCTCTTTATTATTAACTTTTTTATTACCCTTTTTGGACAGATATATTGGATTTCTATCTGCCGGTTTGCCACCTCAACGATTTTTAACATATTTTATTTTCTTTTCTGCTCTTTTACTTCCTCATGGTTTTGAATACTTACAAGAAAAACTAAAATTGTCCAAAAAGATTTTGTTTTATTTTTTAGTTATATTACTATTGATAGATTGCCTGCCTTCCACAATTAAACTACGTTATGCCAAAAAAGAAGATTTTCTTGCAGTAAGAGAAGAAATATATGAGTTACTTTCTTATAGAAAAACATTCAAAGTTTTGGATATTGATATTCCTGATGATAAAATTGATAATTTCCGCCGACTTTGTCGTTATCCTGCTTGTAATTTTCTTTACGGAAATTTACCTTCCCCCTTGGGGCCTCCCTATCATCAATTTGCTCCGAAAAATATGTTTTATACCTATCCCTTTATAAATTATTTATCAAAAGAACTAACTGACACCACCGTTCGTTCTTTGAGCGAAAATTTTTTAAAAATCTCTTCTCTTTTAGGTATTACCCACATAATCACTCTCCCTACGTTATTAGGTACGGGTGAAGAGGAAACTTATGTTCTTCTTAAAACTGGTATCGAATGGGATGATCGATTTTTGATAAGCGGTGCTCAGCCACCATTGGTTTATGGAGAAACAAAATTACCAATAATTTTAACAAGTAATGTCAAAAAACCGATGAAAAAAGAGAAGATAGTGAAAGAAGGTACACTTTACATTGCTTCTGATTGGCAGGAACTTTTAAAAGAGATAACTATTGATTATGAAAAAGGAAAAATAAATTTCCTTCCGGTGTTAGAAAAGGATAATTATGAAAGTTTGCCTTACGAGGCGGAATTGAAAATTTATGATTTTTATCTGCGAGATAATGAAGTTATGATTGAATATGAATTGAATAATCTTGCTTTTTTGAGATTGCCCATTAGTTATTATCCCTATTTGAAAATTTTGCTTGATAATAAGGAAATTCCCTTTTATGAGACCAAAGACCATTTTATCTATTTAAAATCAGAAAAAGGGAGACATGCCTTGAAAGTGAGATTCCAATTACCACCATTAAGAAAATATACTTTGATTTTTTCTCTAATAAGTTTTACAATATTTCTTTTTTTAATAATTTTTAAGAAATGA
- a CDS encoding electron transfer flavoprotein subunit beta/FixA family protein — MFNIIVCVKQVPSTETKFKIDTQTSLVDLKEIEWVINPYDEYALEEALRIKEKYGGKVIAISVGEGRVKTALKTALAMGVDEVFHIKDEDRLLDSQTSAYLTYQFINKKNINFDLILCGIKGIDYDQGVFPISLATLLKIPFVTTATKIELDSENKKVKVSSELENGTEILETSLPCLITCQKGLNEPRYPSLRLMMQASKKPIPTLEAKEFPDLPKFNFQINRMFLPPARKAGKILEGEPQEIVKELVRLLCEEAKVL; from the coding sequence ATGTTTAATATAATTGTCTGTGTAAAACAAGTGCCATCAACGGAGACAAAATTTAAGATTGATACTCAAACTTCTTTGGTAGATTTAAAAGAAATTGAATGGGTAATAAATCCCTATGATGAATATGCCTTAGAAGAAGCATTAAGAATAAAAGAGAAGTACGGTGGGAAAGTAATAGCAATTTCGGTAGGCGAAGGAAGGGTAAAGACCGCTTTAAAGACTGCTTTGGCAATGGGTGTTGATGAAGTATTCCATATAAAAGATGAAGATAGATTATTAGATTCCCAAACCAGTGCCTATTTAACTTACCAATTTATTAACAAAAAGAATATTAATTTTGATTTAATTCTCTGCGGAATAAAAGGGATTGATTATGACCAAGGGGTTTTTCCCATTAGTTTGGCAACTTTATTGAAAATTCCTTTTGTAACTACGGCGACAAAGATTGAACTTGATAGCGAAAATAAAAAAGTTAAAGTTTCATCAGAATTGGAAAATGGAACAGAAATTTTAGAGACTTCTTTGCCCTGCCTAATTACCTGTCAGAAAGGATTAAATGAGCCGAGATATCCAAGTCTAAGATTAATGATGCAAGCAAGTAAGAAACCAATACCAACACTTGAAGCAAAGGAATTTCCTGACCTACCAAAATTTAATTTTCAGATTAATCGAATGTTCTTACCACCAGCAAGAAAAGCGGGAAAAATTTTGGAAGGCGAACCACAGGAAATAGTGAAAGAACTTGTTCGTCTCCTTTGCGAAGAAGCAAAAGTTCTATAA
- the accD gene encoding acetyl-CoA carboxylase, carboxyltransferase subunit beta, which translates to MAKDYPNGLWIKCDGCGEILYKKTIEKNFFICSKCNYHFRIGHKKYIEYILDDGKLEEYDWELESYDPLNFPQYKEKLIQSQKSLGIKDAYVYGLGKIDGIEVVFGAMDFNFIGGSMGTVVGEKVARSFRLATQLNIPIIIVCTSGGARMQEGIFSLMQVAKTSLEVGLAERKGVPYISILTNPCYAGVMASFASLGDIIIAEPGAMLGFTGPRVIEETIKQKLPDGFQKAEFLLTHGFVDLVVPRWDLRRTLIRILNIIWKK; encoded by the coding sequence ATGGCAAAAGATTATCCGAATGGCCTTTGGATAAAATGTGATGGTTGTGGCGAAATTCTTTACAAAAAAACAATAGAGAAAAATTTCTTTATCTGTTCCAAATGTAATTACCATTTTCGAATAGGTCATAAAAAATATATCGAATATATTTTGGATGATGGGAAATTAGAGGAATATGACTGGGAATTAGAAAGTTATGATCCTTTGAATTTTCCTCAATATAAAGAAAAATTAATTCAGAGTCAAAAAAGTTTAGGAATAAAAGATGCTTACGTTTACGGTTTAGGAAAGATCGATGGAATAGAAGTGGTTTTTGGAGCAATGGATTTTAATTTCATTGGTGGTAGTATGGGAACTGTTGTTGGCGAAAAGGTTGCTCGTTCTTTTCGGTTGGCAACCCAATTAAACATCCCAATAATTATTGTCTGTACTTCTGGTGGTGCCAGAATGCAAGAGGGAATTTTTTCTTTGATGCAGGTGGCGAAGACTTCCTTAGAGGTTGGACTAGCTGAAAGAAAAGGAGTGCCTTATATTAGCATTCTTACTAATCCTTGTTATGCAGGTGTGATGGCTTCCTTTGCTTCTTTGGGAGATATAATAATTGCTGAACCAGGGGCTATGCTTGGTTTTACTGGACCAAGAGTGATTGAAGAAACAATTAAACAAAAACTGCCTGATGGATTTCAAAAGGCTGAATTCCTTTTGACCCACGGATTTGTTGATTTAGTGGTGCCTCGCTGGGACTTGAGAAGAACTTTAATAAGAATTCTTAATATTATATGGAAAAAATAA
- a CDS encoding iron ABC transporter permease has translation MKNKKVKMFFLFSFLSLLIFLSLFLGVDGFSFDKTIVLKVRLPRVILGFLSGGSLAYAGAVLQGLLENPLCDPYILGIASGAAFGVCLGYLTKKLSYFFSPLFAFLGSFIAIFLVYNLAFYKGKTNKIALILAGVIISFLFSSLTMLFMVFSKRPLNEIIYLIMGNLAFVFNKFTLTIFVIMNFISIIFLIIIYSKAFELNCLSLGTEVAESLGVNYQQSIRLLFFLTSFLVAIQVAFAGAISFVGLIIPHLTRFIFGANYKTVLPLSFILGAIVVIIADLIARTIAPIELPISMVTTFFGAPFFLYLLRRNL, from the coding sequence ATGAAGAATAAGAAAGTTAAAATGTTCTTTCTTTTTTCCTTTCTTTCGTTGTTAATTTTCCTTTCTTTATTTTTAGGAGTTGATGGCTTTTCTTTTGATAAAACAATTGTTTTAAAAGTACGATTGCCTCGAGTAATTTTAGGTTTTTTAAGTGGCGGTAGTTTGGCTTATGCTGGTGCTGTCTTACAAGGATTATTAGAAAATCCTTTATGTGATCCTTATATCTTAGGAATTGCCAGCGGTGCTGCCTTTGGTGTTTGTTTGGGTTATTTAACTAAAAAATTGAGTTACTTCTTTTCTCCTCTTTTTGCCTTTTTGGGTTCGTTTATAGCTATTTTTTTAGTTTATAATTTGGCTTTTTATAAAGGAAAAACAAATAAAATCGCTCTGATCTTGGCGGGAGTGATTATCAGTTTTTTATTTTCTTCTCTCACCATGCTTTTTATGGTTTTTTCCAAACGTCCGTTAAATGAAATTATCTATTTAATAATGGGAAATTTAGCGTTCGTCTTTAATAAATTTACTTTAACCATTTTTGTTATTATGAATTTTATTTCAATTATCTTTCTCATTATCATTTATAGCAAAGCCTTTGAATTAAACTGTCTCAGCTTAGGCACAGAAGTTGCTGAAAGTTTAGGAGTAAATTATCAACAATCAATAAGACTTCTTTTCTTTTTAACATCTTTTCTTGTGGCCATTCAGGTTGCCTTTGCTGGCGCAATTAGTTTCGTTGGTTTAATTATACCCCATTTAACAAGATTTATTTTTGGTGCTAATTATAAAACTGTGCTTCCGCTTTCGTTTATCTTGGGAGCAATAGTGGTAATAATTGCGGATCTAATTGCTCGAACAATCGCTCCTATCGAATTACCTATTAGTATGGTTACTACCTTTTTTGGTGCGCCCTTTTTTCTTTACTTATTAAGAAGAAATCTATAA
- the coaE gene encoding dephospho-CoA kinase (Dephospho-CoA kinase (CoaE) performs the final step in coenzyme A biosynthesis.), protein MLKIGIGGNLGSGKSTVAKFFSTLYDGEIIDADEITHRLLKKKEIIKEIKKLFPEVVKKNKILKDKLANLVFNNKDNYKRYYNLIMPKILEEIDREIKKKNGKFLIIDAPLLFETGLYKKMDYNILVTAPKSLKIARMLKKGFKKEDILARLKFQMPERESKKKADFVIYNNQDKKRLKEKIIKIWGKIWK, encoded by the coding sequence ATGTTAAAAATCGGTATTGGTGGCAATCTTGGTAGTGGGAAGTCTACGGTTGCCAAATTTTTTTCTACCCTCTACGATGGTGAAATAATCGATGCTGATGAGATTACCCATCGACTATTAAAAAAGAAAGAAATAATCAAAGAAATAAAAAAACTTTTTCCCGAAGTAGTTAAGAAAAATAAAATTTTGAAAGATAAATTAGCCAATTTAGTTTTTAACAATAAAGATAATTATAAAAGATATTACAATTTGATAATGCCCAAGATTTTAGAAGAGATTGATAGGGAAATTAAAAAAAAGAATGGTAAATTTTTAATTATTGATGCGCCATTATTATTCGAAACAGGATTATATAAAAAAATGGATTACAATATTTTAGTAACTGCGCCCAAATCTTTAAAAATTGCCCGAATGCTTAAAAAAGGATTTAAAAAAGAGGATATTTTAGCACGGTTAAAATTCCAGATGCCAGAAAGAGAATCAAAAAAGAAAGCCGATTTTGTAATTTATAATAACCAGGATAAAAAGAGATTAAAAGAAAAAATAATAAAAATTTGGGGAAAAATATGGAAATAA
- the acpP gene encoding acyl carrier protein, with protein MANLFEEVKNLIVEKLHVPPEKITEEAHFINDLGADSLDITTLLMEVNEKYGIDIPDEEAQKLDTVGKLVNYLKEKLGKE; from the coding sequence ATGGCAAATTTATTTGAAGAAGTAAAAAATTTAATAGTGGAGAAACTTCATGTGCCGCCAGAAAAAATAACCGAAGAAGCCCATTTTATAAATGATTTGGGTGCCGATTCATTGGATATTACCACTTTACTAATGGAAGTGAACGAAAAATACGGAATAGATATTCCGGATGAAGAAGCTCAAAAACTTGATACTGTTGGGAAATTAGTCAATTATTTAAAAGAAAAATTAGGTAAGGAATAA